A window from Variovorax sp. PBL-E5 encodes these proteins:
- a CDS encoding GNAT family N-acetyltransferase produces MSQRSPQRIQPTLTGDTVELRPLRAEDRQALLAAAADGELWNSKLTVVPGPDTVDAYIDAALAGREAGTVMPFAIVLRRNGRVVGSTRFWKIDAVHRKLEIGSTWLSASMQRTGVNTEAKLLLLTHAFEALDSVRVQFTTDELNERSRAAILRLGAKQEGIVRNERIMPDGRKRNSVRFSIIDAEWPGVKAALTKKMRT; encoded by the coding sequence ATGTCCCAGCGATCCCCGCAACGCATTCAACCCACCCTGACCGGAGACACCGTCGAGCTCCGGCCGCTTCGCGCCGAGGACCGGCAGGCGCTGCTGGCGGCGGCGGCCGACGGCGAGTTGTGGAACTCGAAGCTGACCGTCGTCCCCGGGCCCGACACCGTCGACGCCTACATCGACGCCGCATTGGCCGGGCGCGAGGCCGGCACGGTGATGCCTTTTGCCATCGTCCTGCGGCGCAACGGCCGGGTCGTCGGCTCCACCCGCTTCTGGAAGATCGATGCCGTGCATCGAAAACTCGAAATCGGCAGCACCTGGCTGAGCGCGTCGATGCAGCGCACGGGCGTCAACACCGAGGCGAAGCTTCTGCTTCTGACGCACGCCTTCGAGGCCCTGGATTCGGTGCGCGTCCAGTTCACCACCGACGAGCTGAACGAGCGGTCGCGAGCGGCGATCCTGCGCCTCGGCGCGAAGCAGGAGGGCATCGTTCGCAACGAGCGCATCATGCCCGACGGCCGCAAGCGCAACTCGGTGCGCTTCAGCATCATCGATGCCGAATGGCCCGGCGTGAAAGCCGCCCTCACGAAGAAGATGCGAACATAG
- a CDS encoding sugar kinase, translating into MTKPAFDVALFGEAMLLLVADRPGPIENATAFHKRTAGAETNVAIGLARLGLQVGWASRLGTDSMGRALLAAMQAEGIDCSHVVSDATQRTGFQFKGRVTDGSDPPVEYHRKGSAASHMGPADVDEAWLRSARHLHATGVFPAISDTSLQAAIRSMAVMRAAGRTISFDPNLRPTLWSSPERMRQEINGLAARADWVLPGMEEGVFLTGEPTPEGIAHFYRALGAKLVVVKLGANGAYYDSDVAGTGRVDGFPVKEVIDTVGAGDGFAAGVISALLEGRPVPDAVRRGAWIGARAVQVLGDTEGLPTRAQLNEANL; encoded by the coding sequence ATGACGAAGCCTGCCTTCGACGTCGCGCTGTTCGGCGAAGCTATGCTGCTGCTGGTGGCCGACCGCCCCGGACCGATCGAGAACGCGACCGCCTTCCACAAGCGCACCGCCGGCGCCGAGACCAATGTCGCCATCGGCCTGGCGCGCCTCGGGCTCCAGGTCGGCTGGGCCAGCCGCCTCGGCACCGACTCGATGGGCCGCGCACTGCTGGCCGCGATGCAGGCCGAGGGCATCGACTGCTCGCACGTGGTCAGCGACGCGACGCAGCGCACGGGCTTCCAGTTCAAGGGCCGCGTGACCGACGGCAGCGATCCGCCGGTCGAATACCACCGCAAGGGTTCGGCCGCCAGCCACATGGGCCCGGCCGATGTCGACGAGGCCTGGCTGCGTTCGGCACGGCACCTGCATGCGACCGGCGTGTTCCCGGCCATCTCCGACACCAGCCTGCAGGCCGCGATCCGCAGCATGGCGGTGATGCGCGCGGCCGGCCGCACGATCTCCTTCGATCCCAACCTGCGGCCCACGCTCTGGTCCTCGCCCGAGCGCATGCGGCAGGAGATCAACGGCCTCGCCGCGCGCGCCGACTGGGTGCTGCCGGGCATGGAAGAGGGCGTGTTCCTCACTGGCGAGCCGACGCCCGAAGGCATCGCGCATTTCTATCGCGCGCTCGGCGCGAAGCTGGTGGTGGTCAAGCTCGGCGCCAACGGCGCCTACTACGACAGCGACGTGGCCGGCACGGGGCGCGTCGACGGCTTCCCCGTGAAAGAGGTGATCGACACGGTCGGCGCCGGCGACGGCTTCGCGGCCGGCGTGATCAGCGCGCTGCTCGAAGGCCGGCCGGTGCCCGATGCGGTGCGGCGCGGCGCCTGGATCGGCGCGCGCGCCGTGCAGGTGCTTGGCGATACCGAAGGCCTGCCGACGCGGGCCCAACTCAATGAGGCGAACTTGTGA
- a CDS encoding LysE family translocator, translated as MNLATWLIYLLAALGLSLSPGPNGLLALTHGALHGRRKTLYTIFGGALGFIAVVALSMFGIGALLKASLVGLTVMKWVGGAYLVWLGIQVWRSPPIGIDVEASAQPRTGFSLFRQGALSALTNPKGLLFFTAFLPQFIDPARSLFGQFVIMAGTFAVIEIAIELLIASMAHRISPWLRRVGRRFNQACGGVFMAIGLALPLRA; from the coding sequence ATGAACCTCGCAACCTGGCTCATCTACCTTCTGGCGGCCCTCGGGCTTTCGCTGTCGCCCGGCCCCAACGGCCTGCTGGCGCTGACGCATGGCGCATTGCACGGCCGGCGCAAGACGCTCTACACCATCTTCGGCGGCGCGCTCGGCTTCATCGCGGTCGTGGCCCTTTCGATGTTCGGCATCGGGGCGCTGCTCAAGGCCTCGCTGGTGGGGTTGACCGTGATGAAGTGGGTCGGCGGCGCCTACCTCGTCTGGCTCGGCATCCAGGTCTGGCGCTCGCCGCCGATCGGCATCGACGTCGAGGCTTCGGCGCAGCCCCGCACGGGCTTCTCGCTGTTCCGGCAGGGCGCGCTCTCGGCGCTCACCAATCCCAAAGGCCTGCTTTTCTTCACGGCTTTCCTGCCGCAGTTCATCGACCCGGCGCGCAGTCTCTTCGGCCAGTTCGTCATCATGGCCGGGACCTTCGCCGTCATCGAGATCGCGATCGAACTGCTCATCGCCAGCATGGCGCATCGCATCAGCCCCTGGTTGCGGCGCGTGGGCCGGCGCTTTAACCAGGCCTGCGGCGGCGTGTTCATGGCGATCGGACTGGCGCTGCCGCTGCGCGCCTGA
- a CDS encoding LacI family DNA-binding transcriptional regulator yields the protein MKARPPRATIADVAKAAGVSKATVSRFLNHRERLLSPDIAARVEVAVTQLAYTPSLMAQALSHGRSRLIGLIVADITNPYSVAVLRGAEKACQDAGYLVMLFNLGNDIDREREAIDALAGYQVDGFILNTLGRGAGLVDADALHGRPAVLVDRRHAGMHTDFVSLDNAAAMKTACGHLVEGGWCELLYITEPQKGVSSRRERTAAFGGCMEAHASDAPRVAGQVFESTEGDADALEAALRALRQRAKRGRRAAVIAGNAVVTLRVAAAMAKLGWRFGEELGFVGFDDPEWTSLIGPGLSVISQPTDAIGRTAAVCLIERLKGLETAPRQLLLPGELVIRGSSRALAA from the coding sequence GTGAAGGCGAGGCCGCCACGAGCAACGATCGCGGATGTCGCGAAAGCGGCAGGGGTGTCCAAGGCCACCGTTTCCCGATTCCTGAATCACCGCGAGCGCCTGCTGAGCCCCGACATCGCGGCGCGCGTCGAAGTCGCCGTCACCCAGCTCGCCTACACGCCGAGCCTGATGGCGCAGGCGCTGAGCCATGGCCGCTCGCGGCTGATCGGCCTCATCGTCGCCGACATCACCAATCCCTATTCGGTCGCGGTGCTGCGCGGCGCCGAGAAGGCCTGCCAGGATGCGGGCTACCTCGTGATGCTGTTCAACCTCGGCAACGACATCGACCGCGAGCGCGAGGCGATCGATGCGCTGGCGGGCTACCAGGTCGACGGCTTCATCCTCAACACGCTGGGCCGCGGCGCCGGCCTGGTCGATGCCGATGCGCTGCATGGCCGGCCCGCGGTGCTGGTGGATCGGCGCCATGCCGGCATGCACACCGATTTCGTGTCGCTCGACAATGCGGCCGCGATGAAGACCGCCTGCGGCCACCTCGTCGAAGGCGGATGGTGCGAGCTGCTGTACATCACCGAGCCGCAGAAGGGCGTGAGCTCGCGGCGCGAACGCACCGCGGCCTTCGGCGGCTGCATGGAGGCGCATGCGTCGGACGCGCCGCGCGTGGCCGGGCAGGTATTCGAAAGCACGGAAGGCGACGCCGATGCGCTCGAAGCGGCGCTGCGCGCCTTGCGCCAGCGCGCGAAGCGCGGGCGGCGCGCGGCGGTGATCGCCGGCAATGCGGTCGTCACGCTGCGCGTCGCGGCGGCGATGGCGAAGCTCGGCTGGCGCTTCGGCGAGGAGCTGGGTTTCGTCGGCTTCGACGATCCCGAATGGACATCGCTGATCGGGCCCGGCCTGAGCGTCATCTCGCAGCCCACCGATGCGATCGGCCGCACCGCAGCGGTCTGCCTGATCGAGCGGCTCAAGGGGCTGGAGACGGCGCCGCGTCAGTTGCTGCTGCCGGGTGAGCTGGTGATTCGCGGCTCGTCGCGCGCACTTGCGGCCTAG
- a CDS encoding 2-hydroxyacid dehydrogenase: protein MQKKKVLVFRELPDDQLARLQAVHEVTVANPRIAAQREAFEAALPTAQGMIGSAYPVDAALLDRAPKLEAIASVSVGVDNYALSELHARGILLCHTPGVLDETVADTVFAILMATCRRVVELSNLVREGRWDKNIGDELFGFDVHGKTLGLLGFGRIGQAIARRAALGFGMPVLYHARHPVDLAAQAPELQGRAIHTPLDDLLARADIVVAMLPLSDSTRGMIDARVFGAMKPGAIFINGGRGATVQEDALLAALDQGTLRAAGLDVFATEPLPKASPLRTHPRVTPLPHIGSATHETRHAMAELATTCLLQALAGERPAAVFDTAAA from the coding sequence ATGCAAAAAAAGAAGGTGCTGGTGTTCCGCGAACTGCCCGATGACCAGCTGGCGCGCCTGCAGGCGGTGCACGAGGTCACGGTGGCCAATCCGCGCATCGCCGCGCAGCGCGAGGCCTTCGAGGCCGCGCTGCCCACGGCCCAGGGCATGATCGGTTCGGCCTATCCGGTCGATGCCGCGCTGCTCGACCGGGCGCCGAAGCTCGAGGCGATCGCCAGCGTCTCGGTCGGCGTCGACAACTACGCGCTGTCCGAGCTGCATGCGCGCGGCATCCTGCTGTGCCACACGCCCGGCGTGCTCGACGAGACGGTGGCCGACACGGTGTTCGCGATCCTGATGGCGACCTGCCGCCGCGTGGTCGAGCTGTCGAACCTGGTGCGTGAAGGCCGCTGGGACAAGAACATCGGCGACGAACTGTTCGGCTTCGACGTGCACGGCAAGACGCTCGGCCTGCTGGGCTTCGGCCGCATCGGTCAGGCGATCGCGCGCCGCGCCGCGCTCGGCTTCGGCATGCCGGTGCTTTACCACGCGCGCCATCCGGTCGACCTGGCGGCGCAGGCGCCCGAGCTGCAGGGCCGCGCCATCCATACGCCGCTGGACGATCTGCTGGCGCGTGCCGACATCGTGGTCGCGATGCTGCCGCTGTCGGACAGCACGCGCGGCATGATCGATGCGCGCGTGTTCGGCGCGATGAAGCCGGGCGCGATCTTCATCAACGGCGGGCGCGGCGCGACCGTGCAGGAAGACGCGCTGCTCGCCGCGCTCGACCAAGGCACGCTGCGCGCCGCGGGGCTCGACGTGTTCGCCACCGAGCCCTTGCCCAAGGCCTCGCCGCTGCGCACCCACCCGCGCGTGACGCCGCTGCCCCACATCGGCTCGGCCACGCACGAGACGCGCCACGCGATGGCCGAGCTGGCGACCACCTGCCTGTTGCAGGCGCTGGCGGGCGAGCGGCCGGCAGCGGTTTTCGATACGGCTGCGGCGTGA
- a CDS encoding enoyl-CoA hydratase: MTKIHETASGENPGGPSDPLVRTARDARGVVTLTLNRPRTFNALSAAMLDALQAELDAIAHDDAARVVILAAEGRAFCAGHDLKEMRAQPSLDHYQALFAQCTRVMLAIQHLPVPVIARVQGIATAAGCQLVAMCDLAVAASDARFAVSGVTLGLFCSTPGVALSRNLSRKAAFEMLVTGEFIDAARAMEQGLVNRVAEPAQLDAEVERLAASIVAKPRVAVAMGKALFYRQIEKNIAAAYEDAGRTMACNMMDEAALEGVQAFIDKRPPDWAAR; the protein is encoded by the coding sequence ATGACGAAGATCCACGAGACTGCATCCGGCGAGAACCCCGGCGGGCCCTCCGACCCGCTGGTACGCACCGCGCGCGATGCGCGCGGCGTCGTCACGCTGACGCTCAACCGCCCGCGCACCTTCAATGCGCTGTCCGCCGCGATGCTGGACGCGCTGCAGGCCGAGCTGGATGCGATCGCGCACGACGATGCGGCGCGCGTGGTGATCCTGGCCGCCGAGGGCCGCGCCTTCTGCGCCGGCCACGACCTGAAGGAGATGCGCGCGCAACCTTCGCTCGATCACTACCAGGCCCTGTTCGCGCAATGCACGCGCGTGATGCTCGCGATCCAGCATCTGCCGGTGCCGGTGATCGCGCGCGTGCAGGGCATCGCCACCGCGGCCGGCTGCCAGCTGGTCGCGATGTGCGACCTGGCCGTCGCGGCATCGGACGCACGCTTCGCGGTCAGCGGCGTGACGCTCGGCCTCTTCTGTTCGACGCCCGGCGTCGCGCTGTCGCGCAACCTCTCGCGCAAGGCGGCGTTCGAGATGCTCGTGACGGGCGAGTTCATCGATGCCGCGCGCGCCATGGAACAAGGCTTGGTCAATCGCGTCGCCGAGCCCGCGCAGCTGGATGCCGAGGTCGAGCGCCTCGCGGCGAGCATCGTGGCCAAGCCGCGCGTCGCGGTGGCGATGGGCAAAGCGCTGTTCTACCGGCAGATCGAGAAGAACATCGCCGCCGCCTACGAGGACGCCGGCCGCACGATGGCCTGCAACATGATGGACGAGGCGGCGCTCGAAGGCGTGCAGGCCTTCATCGACAAGCGGCCACCGGACTGGGCCGCGCGCTGA
- a CDS encoding UDP-N-acetylglucosamine 1-carboxyvinyltransferase has translation MSNLIVHGGAPLRGRVTPSANKNAVLPVLCATLLSFEPLRLHGVPDITDVRKILEIFRTLGSEVQMDHATGTLALHHRDTAFDAARHRLPEEMRSSIMLVPPLLARFGVARLEDNVKGCTLGVREIDPHVDVFRRFGGEVERVDGSLLVRSGGRLRPTDHWLDYASVTTTENFVLCAAAADGTSVLTNAASEPHVQEFCRFMAMIGVRIEGIGTSRLTVHGGQPLGGGEFRFDEDFHEITTFLALGAITGGDVSVRNSAPGNFPLIDRTFAKFGVRIAHEDGWSRAIRSGPLKVQTPFTSNVLTKVEAAPWPYFPVDLLPIFIALGVRAQGNAMFWNKVYDGALGWTGELSKFGAHVFSSDPHRLITFGGNPLVPAVVESPYIIRVAIALFMVAASIEGRSEIRNATPIRRAHPGFVENLRGLGVQVEWTSEE, from the coding sequence ATGTCGAATCTCATCGTGCACGGCGGCGCGCCGCTTCGCGGCCGCGTGACCCCTTCCGCCAACAAGAATGCCGTGCTACCGGTGCTGTGCGCGACGCTGCTGAGCTTCGAGCCGCTGCGCCTGCACGGCGTCCCCGACATCACCGACGTACGCAAGATCCTCGAGATCTTCCGCACCCTGGGCAGCGAGGTGCAGATGGACCACGCGACCGGCACGCTGGCACTGCATCACCGCGACACCGCCTTCGACGCCGCGCGCCACCGGCTGCCGGAGGAAATGCGCTCGTCCATCATGCTGGTGCCGCCGCTGCTCGCGCGCTTCGGCGTCGCGCGGCTGGAGGACAACGTCAAGGGCTGCACGCTGGGCGTGCGCGAGATCGATCCGCACGTCGATGTGTTTCGCCGCTTCGGCGGCGAGGTCGAGCGTGTCGATGGTTCCCTGCTGGTGCGCAGCGGCGGCCGGCTCAGGCCGACGGATCACTGGCTCGACTACGCCTCGGTCACCACCACCGAGAACTTCGTGCTGTGCGCCGCGGCCGCGGATGGCACATCGGTGCTGACCAACGCGGCGTCGGAGCCGCACGTGCAGGAGTTCTGCCGCTTCATGGCGATGATCGGCGTGCGCATCGAAGGCATCGGCACCTCGCGCCTGACCGTGCACGGCGGCCAGCCGCTGGGCGGCGGCGAGTTCCGGTTCGACGAGGACTTCCACGAGATCACGACCTTCCTGGCGCTCGGCGCGATCACCGGCGGCGACGTGAGCGTGCGCAACAGCGCGCCCGGGAACTTCCCGCTGATCGACCGCACCTTCGCCAAGTTCGGCGTGCGGATCGCGCACGAGGACGGCTGGTCGCGCGCCATCCGCAGCGGCCCGCTGAAGGTGCAGACGCCCTTCACCAGCAACGTGCTGACCAAGGTCGAGGCGGCGCCGTGGCCCTACTTTCCGGTCGACCTGCTGCCCATCTTCATCGCGCTGGGCGTGCGTGCGCAGGGCAACGCGATGTTCTGGAACAAGGTCTACGACGGCGCGCTGGGCTGGACGGGCGAGCTGTCGAAGTTCGGCGCCCACGTGTTCTCGTCCGATCCGCACCGGCTCATCACCTTCGGCGGCAATCCGCTGGTGCCGGCGGTGGTGGAGAGCCCCTACATCATCCGCGTCGCGATCGCGCTCTTCATGGTGGCGGCCAGCATCGAGGGGCGCTCCGAGATCCGCAATGCCACGCCGATCCGCCGCGCGCATCCCGGCTTCGTCGAGAACCTGCGCGGCCTCGGCGTGCAGGTGGAGTGGACGAGCGAGGAATGA
- a CDS encoding saccharopine dehydrogenase family protein, with amino-acid sequence MSPIPLRKVLVLGAGKVGSTVADMVAEYHRLAVTLADRAHPVPVPDDRLVERIVLDVGDDAALAAALAGHDVVINALPFHLAARVAAAARACNVHYFDLTEDVAATAAIRLLAEGARSVMMPQSGLAPGVIGMLGAHLAGRFDTLHDLRLRVGALSRHATGRLRYNFTWSIDGVINEYCHPCAAIVQGRQVSVQPLEGHESFVLDGETFEAFNTSGGLGTLCETLAGRVRNLDYKTIRYPGHRDAMDFLLHDLRLVERRDLLRQVLEHAVPHSREDRVIVFASACGLRAGRFEQESRVARIAGGRLRGVERTAIELATAAGVVGVVELLRNGHLPARGFVGQEQVPLDAFLATRVGSCYAALGDTPAAAAWPAELHRGPAPAHTWPPSLRRRTRKEPQP; translated from the coding sequence ATGAGCCCGATCCCCCTTCGCAAAGTCCTCGTGCTGGGTGCCGGCAAGGTGGGCAGCACGGTGGCCGACATGGTGGCGGAATACCACCGGCTTGCGGTCACGCTCGCCGATCGCGCGCATCCGGTGCCGGTGCCGGACGACCGTCTGGTCGAGCGCATCGTTCTCGACGTCGGCGACGACGCGGCGCTGGCCGCGGCGCTGGCCGGCCACGACGTGGTGATCAACGCGCTGCCTTTCCATCTTGCGGCGCGCGTCGCCGCCGCGGCGCGCGCATGCAACGTGCATTACTTCGATCTGACGGAAGACGTGGCGGCCACCGCCGCGATCCGTCTTCTGGCCGAGGGCGCGCGCAGTGTGATGATGCCGCAGAGCGGGCTGGCGCCGGGCGTGATCGGGATGCTGGGCGCCCACCTGGCCGGCCGCTTCGACACCTTGCACGACCTGCGGCTGCGCGTCGGCGCGCTGTCGCGCCATGCGACCGGGCGGCTGCGCTACAACTTCACCTGGAGCATCGACGGCGTCATCAACGAGTACTGCCATCCATGCGCGGCCATCGTGCAGGGCCGGCAGGTGTCGGTGCAGCCGCTGGAGGGTCATGAGAGTTTCGTGCTCGACGGCGAGACCTTCGAAGCCTTCAACACCTCGGGCGGCCTGGGCACGCTGTGCGAGACGCTGGCGGGCCGCGTGCGCAACCTCGACTACAAGACGATCCGCTATCCGGGCCACCGCGATGCGATGGACTTTCTCCTGCACGACCTGCGCCTGGTCGAACGGCGCGACCTGCTGCGGCAGGTGCTGGAGCATGCGGTGCCGCACAGCCGCGAGGACAGGGTCATCGTGTTCGCATCGGCGTGCGGGCTGCGCGCCGGCCGCTTCGAGCAGGAGAGCCGTGTAGCCCGCATCGCCGGCGGCCGCTTGCGCGGCGTCGAGCGCACGGCGATCGAACTGGCGACGGCGGCGGGCGTGGTCGGCGTGGTCGAGCTGCTGCGCAACGGCCACCTGCCGGCGCGCGGTTTCGTCGGCCAGGAGCAGGTGCCGCTGGACGCCTTCCTGGCCACCCGCGTCGGCAGCTGCTATGCGGCACTCGGCGACACGCCTGCGGCTGCAGCATGGCCGGCCGAGCTGCATCGCGGCCCGGCGCCCGCGCATACCTGGCCGCCGTCGCTGCGACGCAGGACCCGCAAGGAGCCACAGCCATGA
- a CDS encoding HugZ family pyridoxamine 5'-phosphate oxidase: MTAEGGLPGALRALLHSQRVAALGTLDDDGAPFVSMVPFAVVPFAVVPSLGCLALHVSGLAAHTGHLLRRPGVSLLVMQPGVAGEPVHALPRVTLAGEATMPVPDSPAWHACRAAYLERFPEAEPMTQLDDFRFVAIRLAHGRHIAGFGAARDVGPDELERALAGPVLRK; the protein is encoded by the coding sequence TTGACCGCCGAAGGCGGATTGCCCGGCGCCTTGCGCGCGCTGCTGCACTCGCAGCGCGTCGCGGCACTCGGGACGCTCGACGACGATGGCGCACCCTTCGTGTCGATGGTGCCGTTCGCGGTGGTGCCGTTCGCGGTGGTGCCCTCGTTGGGATGCCTGGCGCTCCATGTCAGCGGTCTGGCGGCCCACACTGGTCATCTGCTGCGACGGCCCGGCGTGTCGCTGCTCGTCATGCAGCCCGGGGTGGCCGGCGAGCCGGTCCATGCCTTGCCGCGCGTGACCCTGGCGGGCGAGGCCACGATGCCGGTCCCCGACAGCCCCGCGTGGCACGCATGCCGGGCCGCCTACCTGGAAAGATTTCCCGAGGCCGAGCCGATGACGCAGCTCGACGACTTCCGTTTCGTCGCCATCCGCCTGGCACATGGCCGGCACATCGCCGGCTTCGGCGCCGCGCGCGATGTGGGCCCGGACGAGCTCGAACGCGCGCTCGCAGGCCCGGTCCTCCGAAAGTGA
- the amaB gene encoding L-piperidine-6-carboxylate dehydrogenase produces MNDPLSLFERCGIGAAERAGGTLPVRSPIDGAELARLHETPLAGMPALIARAKSAFARWRDVPAPVRGELVRLWGDELRSAKADIGRVVSIEVGKIAEEGLGEVQEGVDICDFALGLSRQLYGRTIVSERPGHRIMEQYHPLGPVAVITAFNFPSAVFAWNTALALVCGDPVLFKPSEKAPLSGLATFRALERAIARFGERAPAGLAQIVIGGAAQAEALVDSTDIPLVSATGSTRMGRAVGPRVAARFGRRILELGGNNAMIVTPEADLDLALRAILFSAVGTAGQRCTSLRRLIVHRTVRERLLSKLVPAYDSLRIGHPLEPGTLVGPLIDQAAWEAMQRALEDAMAQGGRVVTGGERVHAERFAQAFYVRPAIVEMPAQTAVVRRETFAPLLYVLAYDAFDEAIALHNDVPQGLSSCIFSNDLREVERFLSAAGSDCGMANVNIGPSGAEIGGAFGGEKDTGGDRESGSDAWKQYMRRSTNTLNFSSRLPLAQGIRFE; encoded by the coding sequence ATGAACGATCCGCTCTCCCTCTTCGAACGCTGCGGCATCGGCGCGGCGGAACGGGCCGGCGGCACGCTGCCCGTGCGCTCGCCCATCGACGGTGCCGAACTCGCGCGCCTGCACGAGACCCCGCTGGCCGGGATGCCGGCGCTGATCGCCCGCGCGAAGTCCGCGTTCGCGCGATGGCGCGACGTGCCGGCGCCGGTGCGCGGCGAACTGGTCCGGCTCTGGGGCGACGAACTGCGCAGCGCCAAGGCCGACATCGGCCGGGTCGTCTCGATCGAGGTCGGCAAGATTGCCGAGGAGGGCCTCGGTGAAGTGCAGGAAGGCGTGGACATCTGCGACTTCGCGCTCGGCCTGTCGCGCCAGCTCTACGGCCGGACCATCGTGTCGGAACGGCCCGGGCACCGGATCATGGAGCAGTACCACCCGCTCGGGCCCGTCGCCGTCATCACGGCCTTCAATTTCCCGAGCGCGGTGTTCGCATGGAACACGGCCCTCGCGCTGGTGTGCGGCGATCCGGTGCTCTTCAAGCCGTCGGAGAAGGCGCCGCTGTCGGGCCTGGCAACTTTCAGGGCGCTGGAGCGGGCCATCGCGCGCTTCGGCGAGCGGGCGCCCGCGGGCCTGGCCCAGATCGTGATCGGCGGTGCCGCACAGGCCGAGGCGCTGGTCGACAGCACCGACATTCCGCTGGTCTCGGCAACCGGCTCCACGCGCATGGGACGCGCGGTCGGTCCGCGGGTCGCGGCGCGCTTCGGCCGCCGCATCCTCGAGCTCGGCGGCAACAACGCGATGATCGTGACGCCCGAAGCCGACCTCGACCTGGCGCTGCGCGCGATCCTGTTCAGCGCGGTCGGCACCGCAGGCCAGCGCTGCACCTCGCTGCGCCGGCTCATCGTCCATCGCACCGTCAGGGAGCGGCTGCTGTCGAAGCTGGTGCCGGCCTACGACAGCCTGCGCATCGGCCATCCGCTGGAGCCCGGCACGCTCGTCGGACCACTGATCGACCAGGCGGCCTGGGAGGCGATGCAGCGCGCGCTCGAAGACGCCATGGCGCAGGGCGGCCGCGTCGTCACCGGCGGGGAGCGTGTCCATGCCGAACGCTTCGCGCAGGCGTTCTACGTGCGGCCCGCGATCGTCGAGATGCCGGCGCAGACCGCGGTGGTGCGCCGCGAAACCTTCGCGCCGCTGCTCTACGTGCTGGCCTACGACGCCTTCGACGAGGCCATCGCGCTGCACAACGACGTGCCCCAGGGGCTGTCGTCGTGCATCTTCTCGAACGACCTGCGCGAGGTCGAGCGCTTTCTCTCGGCGGCGGGTTCCGATTGCGGCATGGCCAACGTCAACATCGGTCCGAGCGGTGCCGAGATCGGCGGCGCCTTCGGCGGCGAGAAGGACACCGGCGGCGATCGCGAGAGCGGCTCCGACGCCTGGAAGCAGTACATGCGGCGCAGCACCAACACCCTCAACTTCTCGAGCCGGCTGCCGCTGGCGCAGGGGATCCGCTTCGAGTGA
- a CDS encoding VOC family protein, translating into MAQNLWLNLPVRDLARSRAFFEALGFAINDRHGQSHMVSLVVGDPGVIVNLFPESAFAAMAGAGVSDAAKAAEVMLSLGANSREEVDTLTRKAKAAGATVFGEPAEVQGWMYGSGFADLDGHRWNLLHMDMGRMPKG; encoded by the coding sequence ATGGCACAGAATCTCTGGCTCAACCTGCCCGTCAGGGACCTCGCCCGATCACGCGCATTCTTCGAGGCCCTCGGCTTCGCCATCAACGACCGGCATGGTCAGAGCCACATGGTGAGCCTGGTGGTCGGCGACCCCGGCGTGATCGTCAATCTGTTCCCCGAATCGGCCTTCGCGGCCATGGCGGGCGCCGGCGTCTCCGATGCCGCGAAGGCGGCCGAGGTCATGCTGTCCCTCGGCGCGAATTCGCGCGAGGAAGTCGACACCCTCACGCGCAAGGCCAAGGCCGCAGGCGCCACCGTGTTCGGCGAGCCCGCCGAGGTGCAGGGCTGGATGTACGGCAGCGGCTTCGCCGACCTCGACGGGCATCGCTGGAACCTGCTGCACATGGACATGGGCCGCATGCCCAAAGGCTGA